The Xenopus tropicalis strain Nigerian chromosome 7, UCB_Xtro_10.0, whole genome shotgun sequence genome includes a region encoding these proteins:
- the LOC100487470 gene encoding piggyBac transposable element-derived protein 4 codes for MNSSSEEFSDYDSEYEPFGSETDFSTDESEIGDSSSSVSAEVSCSGSDIADRAEASFSESVNLPEVPTEENTAEDEVTIVDAVVGSEPMWSPPNNYSPEIPLFTAVPGVKVNTNNFELVDFFHVFVTEDILQNMVFYTNLYAEQFLARCPLPEYSQGHAWHPTNTHEIKRFLALTIAMDLHEGHTLASYWDTTSIISIPLFSAIMPINRYQILLRFLHFNDNATAAPPNEPSHDRLHKLRPLIESLCKRFAEVYTPTQNICVNESPVFFKERLMFRQNNPKKRSCYGMKFYKLCESKTGYTGNFMIYEGTDSFLDPPGCPLDFTFSDKIVWELLTPLLGRGYHLYVDDFYTSIPLFRALHSLDTPACGIVSHNRKGLPRALINKILRHGETYALRSNDLLAIKYCDTKNEYILTTIHDESVIVEHKTTNGPPKSKPLCSKEYSRHIDGVNKTDQIQYYNAARKTKAWYKKAAFYMIQMALNNSYVVYKATVPGPKLSFYNYQVQLLPSLLFGDVEEAPDMSDNDNVVRMVGKHFIDNIPPTLNKKYAQRACKVCRKKGIRRDVRYYCPKCPSKPALCFQPCFEIYHTVVHYEKA; via the coding sequence ATGAATTCCAGCTCAGAGGAGTTTAGTGACTATGATTCTGAGTATGAGCCCTTTGGCTCAGAAACAGACTTTTCTACAGATGAATCAGAGATTGGAGATAGTAGTAGCTCTGTTAGTGCAGAGGTTAGTTGTAGTGGCAGTGATATTGCTGACAGAGCAGAGGCTAGTTTTAGCGAATCCGTCAATTTACCAGAAGTGCCTACAGAGGAAAATACAGCTGAGGATGAGGTCACAATTGTAGATGCAGTAGTTGGAAGTGAGCCAATGTGGAGTCCTCCAAATAATTATTCCCCTGAGATACCCCTGTTTACTGCAGTTCCTGGAGTCAAGGTAAATACCAATAATTTTGAGCTTGTGGACTTTTTCCATGTATTTGTTACAGAGGATATACTACAGAATATGGTCTTTTACACCAATTTATATGCTGAGCAGTTTCTTGCCAGATGTCCATTACCTGAATATTCACAAGGTCATGCATGGCATCCCACCAATACACACGagataaaaagattcctggcacTCACAATAGCAATGGACCTCCATGAAGGACACACCTTGGcatcctactgggataccacttcTATAATTTCCATCCCTCTCTtttcagccataatgcctataaatCGTTATCAAATTTTACTGCGGTTTCTACATTTTAATGATAATGCTACAGCTGCACCCCCTAACGAGCCTAGTCATGACAGGCTTCATAAATTGAGACCCCTTATTGAGAGCTTGTGTAAGCGTTTTGCTGAGGTGTACACCCCCACCCAAAATATTTGTGTAAATGAGTCCCCCGTGTTTTTTAAAGAGCGCCTAATGTTCCGCCAGAATAACCCAAAGAAGCGGTCctgctatgggatgaaattttacaaactctgtgaaagcaagACCGGTTACACTGGTAACTTTATGATTTACGAAGGAACAGACTCCTTTTTAGATCCTCCAGGTTGTCCACTTGATTTTACCTTCAGTGacaaaattgtttgggagctcctAACGCCACTTTTGGGcagaggttaccacttatatgtaGATGACTTCTATACAAGTATACCCTTATTTAGAGCCCTACATAGTTTGGACACTCCAGCCTGTGGCATAGTAAGCCATAACCGAAAAGGCTTGCCCAGGGCACTGATAAATAAAATTCTAAGGCATGGAGAAACatatgctctaagaagcaatgatctcttggccataaaatattgtGATACCAAAAATGAATACATACTGACCACAATCCATGATGAGTCAGTCATTGTAGAACACAAAACTACCAATGGGCCCCCTAAAAGTAAGCCACTCTGTAGCAAAGAATACAGTAGGCATATTGACGGTGTTAATAAAACTGACCAAATCCAATATTACAATGCTGCCAGAAAAACaaaggcctggtacaaaaaagcagcattttatatGATTCAAATGGCTCTTAACAATTCATATGTTGTCTATAAGGCAACAGTACCAGGTCCCAAATTGTCCTTTTATAATTACCAAGTGCAGCTGCTCCCTTCCTTGCTTTTTGGAGATGTCGAGGAGGCACCAGACATGTCTGATAATGATAATGTTGTCCGGATGgttgggaagcactttattgataaCATTCCACCCACACTTAATAAAAAGTACGCCCAAAGAGCCTGCAAGGTATGCCGCAAAAAGGGTATTAGGCGAGATGTGAGGTACTATTGTCCAAAATGCCCTAGCAAACCAGCCTTATGTTTCCAGCCATGCTTTGAGATTTACCATACTGTTGTACACTATGAAAAGGCTTGA
- the rbm7 gene encoding RNA-binding protein 7, with translation MGAAEADRTLFVGNLDPRATEELLFELFLQAGPAISVKIPKDKDGKPKQFAFVNFKHEESVPYGMSLLNGIKLFGRPLKIQYRSGSKHIPQDGNNSPHSIHTNGNGSPTGASPNGSRYDRNGDYIKSPGHSPVQNLQRSFSSPDNLQRQAVINSFMWQQSQYGTGSQAQSQSSFSPPSSQMYYNQYSQSSQQPSRRYDSSAQRKDRVHGSHPYMSDGHHYSRETHYRGHQEEYYYEDRGYDNRRRSSRH, from the exons ATGGGAGCAGCCGAGGCAGACCGAACACTGTTTGTGGGTAATTTGGACCCGAGAGCCACAGAGGAACTGCTGTTCGAGTTATTTTTGCAG GCAGGTCCTGCAATCAGTGTTAAAATCCCCAAGGATAAAGATGGAAAACCAAAACAATTTGCTTTTGTGAATTTCAAACACGAAGAATCTGTTCCCTATGGAATGAGTCTGCTAAATGGAATCAAGCTTTTTGGAAGGCCTCTCAAAATACAATACAGATCAG gaAGTAAACATATTCCACAGGATGGCAATAATTCTCCTCATTCAATACACACAAATGGAAATGGGAGTCCAACTGGTGCATCACCAAATGGAAGCAG GTATGACAGAAATGGAGATTACATAAAATCCCCTGGACACTCTCCTGTTCAAAATTTACAGAGATCATTTTCTTCACCAGATAACCTTCAGAGACAAGCAGTG ATAAACAGTtttatgtggcagcagtctcagtATGGAACAGGATCACAAGCACAGTCACAATCAAGCTTCTCTCCGCCTTCATCTCAAATGTATTATAATCAGTACAGCCAAAGTTCCCAGCAGCCTTCAAGGCGATATGATTCTTCTGCCCAGCGCAAAGACAGAGTGCATGGCTCTCATCCATATATGAGTGATGGCCACCATTACAGCCGGGAAACACACTACAGGGGCCATCAAGAAGAGTACTATTATGAAGACAGAGGTTATGACAACAGGCGGCGTTCTTCTAGACACTGA